In one window of Methanolobus mangrovi DNA:
- a CDS encoding mevalonate kinase has translation MITCSAPGKVYLFGEHAVVYGESAICCAVELRTTVHVNKAEEVIIESVLGSTGLDFEIHPYVSHAIEKMRQFTDIEGVAIKVESELPVGSGLGSSAAVTIATIQALNYLYKCGLSLEDIAKTGHEIEKMVQGNASPTDTYVSTMGGVVMIPQRKKLQHLKCPIIIGNTNKFSSTKELVGSVAKLRSEFPSIIDPILANIGQMSILAEKYVNESDYRTIGRLMNVNHGLLDSIGVGSTELSALVYAARHSGAISAKITGAGGGGCMVALAEDDNAISIAKAIEEAGGEAIITKNTEEGVRLE, from the coding sequence ATGATCACATGTTCTGCACCCGGAAAAGTTTACCTTTTTGGTGAACATGCAGTAGTGTACGGCGAGAGTGCCATATGCTGTGCAGTAGAACTTCGAACAACAGTTCATGTAAATAAAGCCGAGGAAGTGATCATAGAATCAGTTCTTGGCAGCACCGGACTGGATTTTGAAATACACCCTTACGTATCCCATGCTATTGAAAAAATGCGCCAGTTCACAGATATAGAAGGAGTGGCAATCAAGGTCGAATCTGAACTACCTGTAGGTTCCGGACTCGGATCTTCAGCTGCAGTTACCATTGCAACTATTCAGGCATTAAACTATTTATATAAATGTGGTCTTTCCCTTGAAGACATAGCAAAGACCGGACATGAGATTGAAAAGATGGTGCAGGGCAATGCAAGTCCAACAGACACATATGTGAGCACAATGGGCGGCGTTGTGATGATACCTCAACGAAAGAAACTTCAGCATCTTAAATGTCCAATTATCATAGGCAACACAAACAAGTTCTCCTCTACAAAAGAACTGGTGGGAAGTGTTGCAAAACTTCGCAGTGAATTCCCTTCTATTATAGACCCCATACTTGCCAATATTGGCCAGATGTCCATACTTGCTGAGAAATACGTCAACGAGAGTGACTACAGAACCATTGGCAGGTTAATGAATGTGAACCATGGACTTCTCGATTCCATAGGAGTTGGAAGTACGGAACTTTCAGCCCTTGTATATGCAGCACGCCACAGTGGTGCCATAAGCGCCAAGATAACAGGTGCAGGAGGTGGCGGATGCATGGTCGCACTTGCAGAGGATGACAATGCGATATCCATTGCCAAAGCTATCGAAGAAGCTGGCGGAGAAGCCATTATTACAAAAAATACGGAAGAAGGCGTACGACTGGAGTAA
- the rpsB gene encoding 30S ribosomal protein S2 encodes MDSTEETIINEVTEEVSEEVKTTSLVPIDEYLAAGVHIGTQQKTENMMKFVYRVRTDGLYVLDIQATDERIKLAAGFLAKYDPQRVLVVSARQYGQFPAKMFAKAIGAKSMVGRFIPGILTNPKIEDFYEPDVVIVTDPTGDAQVIKETVNIGIPVVALCDTNNMTSNVDLVIPTNNKGRKALSLVYWLLAREIAKANDSVFTYELEDFEVGV; translated from the coding sequence ATGGATTCAACTGAGGAAACTATAATCAATGAAGTGACAGAGGAAGTAAGCGAAGAGGTAAAAACCACATCCCTTGTCCCAATAGATGAATATCTTGCAGCAGGCGTACACATTGGTACACAGCAGAAGACAGAGAACATGATGAAATTCGTCTACCGCGTAAGGACAGACGGTCTTTATGTACTCGACATCCAGGCAACCGATGAGAGAATAAAACTCGCAGCCGGATTCCTTGCAAAATACGACCCACAGAGAGTTCTTGTAGTATCTGCAAGACAGTACGGCCAATTCCCTGCAAAGATGTTCGCAAAAGCTATCGGTGCTAAGTCAATGGTTGGAAGATTCATCCCAGGAATACTCACAAATCCTAAGATAGAGGATTTCTACGAACCAGATGTAGTAATTGTTACCGACCCAACCGGAGATGCACAGGTTATCAAGGAAACCGTAAACATCGGAATTCCTGTTGTTGCACTCTGTGACACAAACAACATGACATCAAACGTAGACCTTGTTATCCCAACCAACAACAAAGGAAGAAAAGCACTTTCCCTTGTCTACTGGTTACTTGCAAGAGAGATAGCAAAGGCCAACGATTCAGTGTTCACTTACGAACTTGAAGACTTTGAAGTAGGAGTCTGA
- a CDS encoding MEMO1 family protein: protein MRQTTVAGQFYPLNPKSLKKELSRCFKDLVISEKPILGAVVPHAGYMYSGQVAAHAYAQLPRADTYILFGPNHTGYGSAVAMSQDTWTTPLGVVETDREIGKLLAGTIIDFDELAHHFEHSIEVQIPFLQHRFGSNFKILPICMGLQDEETAIEVGKELARAVKASGKKVVFIASSDFTHYQSATVASDNDHYLIEPILEMDIPEFYRRREERNISACGFGPIAAMLSATMEFGAKNVSLLKYANSGDVTGDTSGVVGYAAIVLE from the coding sequence ATGAGACAAACAACCGTTGCTGGTCAGTTCTATCCGCTAAATCCAAAAAGTCTTAAGAAGGAACTTAGCAGGTGCTTTAAGGATCTGGTTATTTCAGAAAAGCCAATCCTTGGTGCTGTCGTACCTCATGCCGGATACATGTATTCAGGCCAGGTGGCAGCACATGCATATGCCCAATTACCCAGGGCAGATACCTACATCCTGTTTGGCCCAAACCATACAGGATACGGATCTGCCGTGGCAATGTCCCAGGATACCTGGACGACTCCACTAGGAGTTGTTGAAACTGACAGGGAAATTGGAAAGCTGCTTGCGGGGACCATCATAGACTTTGACGAGCTTGCACACCATTTTGAACATTCCATCGAAGTTCAGATACCTTTTTTGCAGCACAGATTCGGCAGTAATTTCAAGATACTTCCTATTTGTATGGGACTTCAGGATGAAGAAACCGCAATCGAAGTAGGGAAGGAACTTGCAAGAGCAGTTAAGGCTTCTGGAAAGAAAGTAGTGTTCATCGCATCAAGTGATTTTACACATTACCAGTCTGCCACAGTTGCCAGCGATAACGATCATTATCTTATCGAACCAATCCTTGAAATGGATATTCCTGAATTTTACAGACGAAGAGAAGAAAGGAATATCTCAGCATGTGGTTTTGGCCCTATCGCAGCAATGTTATCAGCCACAATGGAATTTGGTGCTAAGAACGTCTCACTGCTGAAATATGCAAACAGCGGAGATGTGACCGGAGATACATCAGGTGTTGTCGGATACGCGGCAATTGTCCTGGAATAA